The Toxorhynchites rutilus septentrionalis strain SRP chromosome 3, ASM2978413v1, whole genome shotgun sequence genome includes a region encoding these proteins:
- the LOC129777753 gene encoding tetraspanin-33-like, which produces MPPYRYPTHNFTYVSSCVKYMIFLLNFIFWLFGGLLIGIGFYAFVDKWQATGLIKLETFYDIVLNISLVMIIAGGIVFVVSFAGCLGALRENTCLLKFYSLCLLMFFLCEMAVAIVGFVFPHKMNIVLEESFTDKIITTYRDDPDLQNLIDFAQQEFHCCGLSNDGYLDWGKNEYFNCSSPSVEKCGVPYSCCINATDISSGLVNIMCGYHIQQQSVAAASKKIWTSGCIEIVRVWAERNLYLIAGIALGVALSQLFVIYLAKTLEGQIDLQKSRWSS; this is translated from the coding sequence ATGCCCCCATATCGCTATCCAACACATAACTTCACATATGTGAGCTCGTGcgtgaaatatatgatatttCTGTTGAACTTCATATTTTGGCTATTCGGTGGCCTGCTAATAGGAATTGGATTCTACGCGTTCGTGGATAAATGGCAAGCTACAGGACTAATAAAGCTGGAAACATTCTACGACATTGTACTGAACATTTCGCTGGTCATGATTATCGCAGGCGGGATCGTGTTCGTTGTTAGTTTTGCAGGCTGCTTGGGAGCACTTCGCGAAAATACCTGCCTACTCAAGTTTTATTCCCTATGTCTGTTGATGTTTTTCCTGTGCGAAATGGCTGTGGCGATAGTTGGATTTGTGTTTCCTCACAAGATGAACATCGTATTGGAAGAGTCGTTTACGGATAAGATTATTACCACCTATCGCGATGACCCGGATCTCCAAAATCTGATTGATTTTGCGCAACAGGAATTCCATTGCTGTGGACTGAGCAATGACGGTTATCTAGATTGGGGTAAAAATGAATACTTCAACTGCTCCTCTCCTAGTGTGGAGAAGTGTGGCGTACCGTATAGCTGCTGCATCAACGCAACTGACATCTCATCAGGTTTGGTCAACATAATGTGCGGTTATCACATTCAGCAGCAATCAGTTGCCGCCGCGAGCAAAAAAATCTGGACCAGTGGCTGCATTGAGATTGTTCGAGTCTGGGCTGAGCGGAATCTCTATCTGATAGCTGGAATCGCCCTCGGTGTGGCACTGAGCCAATTGTTTGTGATTTACCTGGCTAAAACATTGGAAGGTCAAATTGATCTACAAAAAAGTCGTTGGTCGTCGTGA